In the Aquimarina spinulae genome, CATAATTTATTTTGGGAGATAATGTCGCCTAATGGAGGAGATAAGCCTTCTGGTGAGATTGCAGATGCAATTAATGCAGCGTATGGATCTTTTGATGCTTTTAAAGAAGCATTCTCAAAAGCAGCTGGTACAAGATTTGGATCTGGATGGGCTTGGTTATGTGTACATCAGGGAGGGAAAGTAGAAATTTGCTCTACTCCTAATCAAGATAATCCTTTAATGCCTGGTATTGGATGCGGAGGAACCCCTATCCTTGCATTAGATGTTTGGGAACATGCATATTATTTAAACTACCAAAATCGTCGTCCGGATTATGTCGCAGCATTTTTTAATGTAATTGACTGGAACGAAGTAGCAAGCCGATATGCTCAAGGAAAATAAGTACTAATATATTTTTTAAAAAAGAGTTACAGTATTGTGACTCTTTTTTTATGTGAAAGTATTACGAAATGTCAGAAAATAAAAAAAGGTGGAAGAACCACCTTTTTTTGCCCCAAATCTACCATGAACTTAACCTACTTATGCTATGGCTTTGCTAATATAGAACGTTATTTCATAGTGAAAAAATGTTTTAGACGAAAGGTCAAAATACTTGTTGAAATACACAAATTAACCCTTTTTAACAACAAACATTTTTGTTTTTTTAATAAGCTCTTTCATTTTTTCCTTCAAAGAAGTTTATAAAAGCCTTATTCACAACTCTATTTCCTCCTATTGTTGGATAATCTCCTGTAAAATACCAATCTCCAAGATTCTTAGGGCAGGCTTTATGAAGGTTATCGACAGTTTGATAAATAATCTTTACATCGGCTTTTACCGATTTATCACTTAATAATTCTGATATTTTATCACTTACTTCCTGATCAGAAAATCCACTATAGATTTCTTTTACAAAATTTTGCACTTCAGAGTCTACTAAATTTTCCTGGGCTTTACATTTTTCATAAACCTGCTCTACCAAATCATAATTTCCATTTTCTTTTAACAGCTCTAATGCTGCCTGAAATGCAATTAACCCCTCTAATCTTGCCATATCAATTCCGTAACAATCTGGATAACGAATTTGTGGTGCCGAAGAAACAATAACGATTTTCTTTGGCTTCAATCTATCCATCATCTTGATAATACTCTTTTTAAGTGTCGTTCCTCTAACGATACTATCATCAATTATGACTAAATTATCTTCTTGTTTTACTACACCATAAGTCACATCATAGACATGAGCTACCAAATCATCTCTACTACTATCTTCTGTAATAAAAGTACGAAGCTTAGCATCTTTGATTGCAATTTTCTCTGTTCTTAATCTGTACGAGAGAATTTCTGATAGACGTTCATCTGTTAATGTCTCTTTTTCTGAAAGAATAGTTTCGTTCTTCTGCTTATTTAATTCATCCTGGGCTGCTTCAACCATACCGTAAAAAGAGGTTTCGGCTGTATTCGGAATAAAAGAAAAAACGGTATTTACTGTATCATGATCAATTTCTTCTAAAACCTGAGGCATAAGCAATCTTCCTAAACTCTTTCTTTCTTCGTAAATTTCGGCATCACTTCCTCGTGAAAAATAAATACGCTCAAAAGAACATGCTTTTCTCTCTAATGGATCAATAATTCTATTTATCGATGTATCCCCATTCTTTTTGACGATAATTGCTTTTCCCGGATCAAGTTCTAATACATCATCAAAAGCAACATTAAATACAGTTTGAATAACAGGTCTTTCTGAAGCAACCACCACTACTTCATCATCTTTATAATAGTATGCTGGTCTAATTCCTGCCGGATCTCTTAAAACAAAAGCATCACCATGCCCAAGCATTCCTGCCATGGCATAACCTCCATCCCAATCTCTTGATGATTTTTTAAGGATTTTAGCAACATTTAATCGTTCTGCAATTTGAGGAGAGGCTTCATTTTTATTAAACCCTTCTTTCTTTAATTTCTTATATAACTTGGCTACTTCAGAATCCAAAAAGTGGCCTATTTTTTCCATTACAGTAACGGTATCTACCTTATCTTTTGGATGCTGTCCTAATCTTACAAGGTTATTAAACAACACATCATTGTTAGTCATATTAAAGTTACCTGCTACAATAAGGTTACGGTGCATCCAATTGTTCTGTCTTAAAAAAGGATGAACACTCTCTACACTATTTTTACCAAATGTCCCATAGCGTACATGTCCCAGAAGTACTTCTCCTATATAGGGAATATTTTTTTTCTGTAGTTCGACATCGTCAGCATATTCTGGATGCTCCACCAATTCTTTATTAATCCTATCATTAATCTGAGAAAAAATATCTTGTATTGGCTGCGATTCACTAGATCGAACTCTACTTATATATCGTTCGCCAGGAGTTGTATCTAATTTAATACTTGCAAATCCAGCACCATCCTGACCTCGATTATGTTGTTTTTCCATCATTAGATACATTTTATTTACTCCATAAAATGCACTACCGTATTTCTCCTTATAATACTCTAATGGTTTTAATAATCTAATAAATGCTATACCGCATTCGTGTTTTAACGCATCACTCATTGTATTCCAATTCTAAATGTTGTTGTGTTAATCATAATCAAAAAAGCCCTAAACAATTACTTTAGGGCTATACTTTATATCAAGACAATTCTATCTCGAATTGTGTTAACTCTCTAAATTGCTGAAGTCGCCTCTGGACCTCATCTCGATTCAAATTCTCCATTCGCTCTGTACCAAATTTCTCTACACAAAAAGACGCGAGGTTTGAAGCATGAATAATTGCTTTTTTCATATTCTCGAATGAAATATCATCTGTCTTGGTTAGATATCCCGAAAAACCTCCTGCAAATGTATCTCCTGCTCCGGTAGGATCAAAAACTTCTTCTAATGGTAGTGCAGGAGCAAAGAAGATCTGTTCTTCATGAAATAACAAAGCTCCGTGTTCTCCTTTTTTAATCACAACATATTTTGGCCCCATCTTTTCGATTGCTCTGGCTGCTTTTACCAAAGAATATTCTCCACTTAATTGTCTGGCCTCTTCATCATTAATAGTAATTACATCTACTTTTGAAATTACTTTTAGAAGATCTCCCAAAAAAGCATCTTCCATCCAAAAATTCATAGTATCTAATATCGTAAGTTTTGGGGTAGTAGTAAGTTGTTCTATTACACCTAGCTGTACTAGCGGATTTAGATTTCCCAGCATCACAATATCTGCATCTTTATAATTATCAGGAACCACAGGGTTAAAATCTGCAAGTACATTAAGTTGTGTATCTAATGTATCTCTAGAATTTAAATCATTATGATATCGACCACTCCAGAAAAAAGTCTTTCCTCCTTTTACGATCTCAACAGCAGAAGTGTCAATATTTTTTTCCTGAAGCATAGAAAGATAATCCAAGGGAAAATCTTCTCCAACCACAGAAACAATTGATGAAGAAATGTTGAAATTCGAGGCAGAAAGCGCAATATAAGGGGCTGCTCCTCCTAATATTTTATCAGTTTTACCAAAAGGTGTCTCAATAGCATCAAAGGCAATAGAACCTACAATAAGTAATTTACTCATACAACTAGCGTAATAATTTTTTGCAAATATACGTTTTACTTTTAAGTAGTAAGAAGATTAATACAAAGGTTATTTTCTGTTAGAATGTACAAGTATTTTTCTTGTGATGTTGTTCACTATTTGATAAATCTAAGTTAAAACACCTAAAATTTTATTACTTATTTAGAAATAATAAACAAACAATACTCTTTTTACAGATTGGTATATGATTTTAGATTTGGCCACCTTAACAATAACACACTCTAAATCAAAATTTTAACTCTTTATTTTGTGCATTGAAAATAATGTTGAATTATGCCTGATAATTTACGAAAATGGCAATTTTTTGGTGTAAAAATTCCCAAAAAACTATAATTTCTGAAAAAAAAAATTAAAAAATGCCAAAATAATCTTAAAAAATTACCGTTATTTACACCAATACAAACTCAAACTTTCAATTAATTATGAAAAAATTAAATTTAGCTAAACTCGTTTTAGCTACATCGCTGTCGGTTTTATTCTTCAATTGCGAAAAAGATTCTGAAGACATTATCGAAACTAATCAACATACAGATGCAAAAACTGCTCATGTATGTATCGAAAAATGGAACACTAACGAGAATGATTCAAAAGCTGCCAGTGTTAAAGCAAAAGAATGGCAAGCTGGTCAAACTATCCGTGTAAAATTCTTAAATGGAAATAATTTTGTACAGTCTAAAGTAAGACAATATGCTGTAGCATGGGAAAGTTATGCAAACATTAAATTTGAATGGGTATCTTCAAACAGCAGTGCAAACATCAAAATTGGTTTTAAAGAAGGTCAATTTGCAAACGATGGTGGATCTTGGTCTTATTTAGGAACCGATTCTAATGATCATGCACATAGTATGCATTTTGGATGGTTTAACAACAGTACTTCTGATACAGAGTTTAGAAGAACTACCATTCACGAATTTGGACATGCTCTTGGTTTAATTCATGAACATCAAAATCCTGTAGCAGGAATTAACTGGGATAAAGAGGCAGTTTATGCTTACTATGCTGGACCACCAAACAACTGGAGTAGAGCACAGGTAGACAACAACCTTTTTAGACGTTATGAAGCAAGTACTTCTAACTATAGTACATACGATCCGTTATCAATAATGCATTACCCTATTCCTGCAGCACATACTACAGATGGTGTTGCCGTAGGAAGTAATAGTCAATTATCTGCAACAGATAAATCTTTTATTGCAAGAATATACCCTGGTTCTAGTACTGGTGGTGGTAACTGTGATGGTGTAGCAGAATTTAATGGTAATCCTTCTTCTTATTCTGTGGGAGATAAAGTAACATACCAAGGAACTTTATACCAATTAACAGCTAGTGGTTCATGGAATAACCTTGGTGCGTGTGATAGCACTCCTCCTACTGATATTTGTGCTGGTGTAGCAGAATTTAATGGTAATCCTTCTTCTTATTCTGTGGGAGATAAAGTAACGTATAGAGGAACTTTATACCAATTAACAGCTAGTGGTTCATGGAATAACCTTGGTGCATGTGGTAACTAAGAAAAAAATAATCACATAATCTAATTTGTTTGCTACATTAGATTAAAGTCTTATTATATAAAAATGCTCCGGAAAAACACCGGAGCATTTTGTATTTATAGTATTTATACATTATTGTTGTATACCATTAATAATGTATAATTTGAAAATAGATTTCACTTCTCAAATATTAATCAAAGAAATATCCACATGGATGGACGGAGGTTCGATTACTTTAAATTGTGAAAATAAAAAAGGGAAAAAATTTATTGTGAAATTTGTCCAAAACGTGAGATGGGACATTCTTGAATTTGAAAAGCTTCCAGGAAGAATTTATATCGACGAGAATCTGGTTTCGCAAAGGTCTGAATTGGAAAAAAAACTTCTTAAAAGTATAGAAAAGGCTACACTTATTAATCCTTCTGATCTAGACAATAATATTCTAAAAGAGCAAATTGACTATATAAAATCCAAACAATATATTCTGGACTCTGAAAAAATACAAATACGGAAAAGGTAAAAAAAGTATACAACATTATATATGTGATGGTAGCTGCTAAGCGATAAATCGAATGGTTGTTTGTATTTTTATGAAGGCGCAATGCTTGCTGTGAAGAGAAGTTAACAACCAATGCGCAGAAAAGCGAAAAGCAAGGTAACATTTTGTCCCGTTACGACACTTATATTAAACGTTATCTAGAATACGTCTTAAAACTACTTTCTACCAAAATCTGCAGGTATTTCTCCCCACGCTTTGGTTTCCCACTTTACAATTGTAGTTGTATATGTGTTTTCTTTAAGCCACTGCGTAGCTCGATCTACCAAATCAAAGACTTCCTTATTTTTAGCAGTTCGTTGCAGTTTTGTTTTGCATGTCTTTTGTTTTACCCATCCTATCGCTATTTTAGAATCAGAATAAATAATACGGTCACTATTTTTCTTTTTAAGGTACGCAAGACCATGTACAAGTGCCAAAAATT is a window encoding:
- a CDS encoding superoxide dismutase — protein: MSFELPKLNYAFDALEPHIDARTMEIHHDKHHAGYTSKLNAAIEGTDLEGKTIENILINLDMSNGAVRNNGGGYYNHNLFWEIMSPNGGDKPSGEIADAINAAYGSFDAFKEAFSKAAGTRFGSGWAWLCVHQGGKVEICSTPNQDNPLMPGIGCGGTPILALDVWEHAYYLNYQNRRPDYVAAFFNVIDWNEVASRYAQGK
- a CDS encoding amidophosphoribosyltransferase; its protein translation is MSDALKHECGIAFIRLLKPLEYYKEKYGSAFYGVNKMYLMMEKQHNRGQDGAGFASIKLDTTPGERYISRVRSSESQPIQDIFSQINDRINKELVEHPEYADDVELQKKNIPYIGEVLLGHVRYGTFGKNSVESVHPFLRQNNWMHRNLIVAGNFNMTNNDVLFNNLVRLGQHPKDKVDTVTVMEKIGHFLDSEVAKLYKKLKKEGFNKNEASPQIAERLNVAKILKKSSRDWDGGYAMAGMLGHGDAFVLRDPAGIRPAYYYKDDEVVVVASERPVIQTVFNVAFDDVLELDPGKAIIVKKNGDTSINRIIDPLERKACSFERIYFSRGSDAEIYEERKSLGRLLMPQVLEEIDHDTVNTVFSFIPNTAETSFYGMVEAAQDELNKQKNETILSEKETLTDERLSEILSYRLRTEKIAIKDAKLRTFITEDSSRDDLVAHVYDVTYGVVKQEDNLVIIDDSIVRGTTLKKSIIKMMDRLKPKKIVIVSSAPQIRYPDCYGIDMARLEGLIAFQAALELLKENGNYDLVEQVYEKCKAQENLVDSEVQNFVKEIYSGFSDQEVSDKISELLSDKSVKADVKIIYQTVDNLHKACPKNLGDWYFTGDYPTIGGNRVVNKAFINFFEGKNERAY
- a CDS encoding PfkB family carbohydrate kinase — translated: MSKLLIVGSIAFDAIETPFGKTDKILGGAAPYIALSASNFNISSSIVSVVGEDFPLDYLSMLQEKNIDTSAVEIVKGGKTFFWSGRYHNDLNSRDTLDTQLNVLADFNPVVPDNYKDADIVMLGNLNPLVQLGVIEQLTTTPKLTILDTMNFWMEDAFLGDLLKVISKVDVITINDEEARQLSGEYSLVKAARAIEKMGPKYVVIKKGEHGALLFHEEQIFFAPALPLEEVFDPTGAGDTFAGGFSGYLTKTDDISFENMKKAIIHASNLASFCVEKFGTERMENLNRDEVQRRLQQFRELTQFEIELS
- a CDS encoding M12 family metallopeptidase; this translates as MKKLNLAKLVLATSLSVLFFNCEKDSEDIIETNQHTDAKTAHVCIEKWNTNENDSKAASVKAKEWQAGQTIRVKFLNGNNFVQSKVRQYAVAWESYANIKFEWVSSNSSANIKIGFKEGQFANDGGSWSYLGTDSNDHAHSMHFGWFNNSTSDTEFRRTTIHEFGHALGLIHEHQNPVAGINWDKEAVYAYYAGPPNNWSRAQVDNNLFRRYEASTSNYSTYDPLSIMHYPIPAAHTTDGVAVGSNSQLSATDKSFIARIYPGSSTGGGNCDGVAEFNGNPSSYSVGDKVTYQGTLYQLTASGSWNNLGACDSTPPTDICAGVAEFNGNPSSYSVGDKVTYRGTLYQLTASGSWNNLGACGN